One genomic segment of Euzebya pacifica includes these proteins:
- a CDS encoding GIY-YIG nuclease family protein produces MPILTLAHVLDAVGIPVTDDRTAVLLRHTGDTPVLTAALPTLAAEDQQAYDAFNAFHIEGEANKIVARTWAVAGVAHGAGVLLTGLYRVGPSRPITDAEWRAVPGNDRLAALGAEGPADMAGRPTTWIELARDDRLDEWAGRLALSWTGRRGYIRVVRPGLFDIQAVHQESKLVPPVPGVEELVVEHAGLAAMPHSWWQRLEQWRGIYYIHDRTTGRGYVGAAYGELNLAQRWRHYAQTGHGGNVDLTGLDPTGFVFSILQLVAPTADPADVQALETSWKARLSTRRPHGLNAN; encoded by the coding sequence ATGCCGATCCTGACCCTCGCCCACGTCCTCGACGCCGTCGGCATCCCCGTCACCGACGACCGCACCGCAGTGCTGCTGCGCCACACCGGCGACACCCCCGTGCTCACCGCCGCCCTGCCGACCCTCGCCGCCGAGGACCAGCAGGCCTACGACGCCTTCAACGCCTTCCACATCGAAGGGGAGGCCAACAAGATCGTCGCCCGCACCTGGGCCGTCGCCGGTGTCGCCCACGGCGCCGGCGTGCTCCTCACCGGGCTGTACCGGGTCGGGCCCAGCCGGCCCATCACCGACGCCGAATGGCGCGCCGTGCCCGGCAACGACCGGCTCGCCGCCCTCGGGGCCGAAGGGCCAGCGGACATGGCCGGCCGGCCCACCACATGGATCGAGCTCGCCCGCGACGACCGGCTCGACGAGTGGGCCGGCCGGCTCGCGCTCTCCTGGACCGGACGGCGCGGCTACATCCGGGTGGTCCGCCCTGGGCTGTTCGACATCCAGGCCGTCCACCAGGAGTCCAAGCTGGTGCCGCCGGTCCCTGGGGTGGAAGAACTCGTCGTCGAGCACGCCGGCCTGGCCGCCATGCCCCACTCATGGTGGCAACGCCTCGAGCAGTGGCGCGGCATCTACTACATCCACGACCGAACAACCGGCCGCGGCTACGTCGGCGCCGCCTACGGCGAGCTCAACCTCGCCCAACGATGGCGCCACTACGCCCAGACCGGCCACGGCGGCAACGTCGACCTCACCGGCCTGGACCCCACCGGCTTCGTCTTCTCCATCCTCCAACTCGTTGCCCCCACCGCCGACCCCGCGGACGTGCAGGCCCTCGAAACCTCATGGAAAGCCCGGCTGTCCACCCGCCGACCCCACGGCCTCAACGCCAACTGA
- a CDS encoding ATP-grasp domain-containing protein: MVQTAWDADPDARPVLRWLVTVRRAGAMTPAALMVACHLRWVADDMRAGADGRFPVVVEQSAVFLPEPPAGEVAWWVTTGHAARLVQAGLGLRLDVVDDAWLAGLPHELTDRRIRTGVLEELVAWPAQTPGFVKPSLAKVDVLAAQWVPDIAVAARLALDAGAHPATSVQVSDVRLDLVAEHRVYVLDGRAVASSPYLVDGASWEPGWDAASRPTETSAARAFAEAAVASGPSPEALVVDVGLLASGRWVVVEANAPWASNPYGCDLRLVVDCVVAASCGRPASRWTWSADAHEAAIASTMDPLVAR; encoded by the coding sequence ATGGTCCAGACTGCCTGGGATGCCGACCCAGACGCCCGTCCCGTCCTGCGATGGCTCGTCACGGTCCGGAGGGCGGGTGCCATGACGCCTGCGGCGTTGATGGTTGCCTGTCACCTGCGATGGGTGGCCGATGACATGCGGGCGGGGGCGGACGGACGGTTCCCCGTGGTGGTGGAACAGTCGGCGGTCTTCCTTCCGGAGCCGCCGGCTGGTGAGGTTGCCTGGTGGGTGACGACCGGTCATGCGGCCCGTCTGGTCCAAGCCGGCCTGGGGTTGCGCCTGGATGTCGTCGACGACGCCTGGTTGGCGGGTCTCCCCCACGAGCTCACGGACCGGCGCATCCGCACGGGCGTGCTCGAGGAGCTGGTTGCCTGGCCGGCGCAAACCCCGGGGTTCGTGAAGCCGTCGTTGGCCAAGGTCGACGTCCTGGCCGCCCAGTGGGTCCCCGACATCGCGGTGGCCGCACGGTTGGCCCTCGACGCCGGCGCGCACCCTGCGACGTCGGTGCAGGTGTCAGATGTCCGGCTGGACCTGGTCGCCGAGCACCGGGTGTATGTCCTCGACGGCCGGGCCGTGGCGTCCAGTCCCTACCTGGTCGACGGGGCGTCATGGGAGCCCGGTTGGGACGCGGCCTCCCGTCCCACCGAGACCTCGGCCGCCCGCGCGTTTGCCGAGGCAGCAGTGGCCTCGGGCCCGTCACCCGAGGCGTTGGTGGTCGACGTCGGCCTGCTCGCCAGCGGCCGTTGGGTGGTCGTTGAGGCCAACGCGCCGTGGGCGTCCAACCCCTATGGCTGCGACCTGCGGCTGGTTGTCGACTGCGTTGTTGCGGCGTCGTGCGGCCGCCCCGCGTCGCGGTGGACCTGGTCTGCGGATGCCCACGAGGCAGCGATCGCCAGCACGATGGATCCACTGGTGGCCCGTTGA
- a CDS encoding SMI1/KNR4 family protein, with product MTTEPITVEDAVDRLRRRHAAEGLDMPGGCDRSAIDALEAAVAGIAAVPARLPLDYRRLLELVDPDGLRVTGDVELVGPQAVIDQLDRANPDLPALLIPVGGEGYFVVLELATDGHPGGLWVWDPGLDDIHRIAGGPAGLIAATADAPAVALPDAGHVWVALDVDGLFDEQVGWERTAWPDRWLLSDGVDPADLASRHTPTATIAEVLAGDGEGLVHARVRVHAGTAAGSVVRLFAPDAPEVSAEQAAIDHLAGMLAEERDAAVARLEELTELMSSGGAASLPVDDLLAMSAEIKALTGMGAAGSVPSYRLVWWPRDTGPAGPTRDSVVELVLRPGAPADGAGMPLGTEVVEATVVSARHVRDADGVG from the coding sequence ATGACCACCGAACCGATCACCGTCGAGGACGCCGTTGACCGGCTCCGCCGCAGGCACGCCGCGGAGGGTCTGGACATGCCGGGCGGCTGCGACCGGTCCGCCATTGACGCGCTTGAGGCCGCGGTCGCCGGCATCGCCGCCGTTCCCGCGCGGCTGCCCCTGGACTATCGCCGCCTTCTCGAACTGGTCGACCCCGACGGCCTGCGTGTCACCGGCGACGTCGAACTGGTCGGCCCGCAGGCGGTGATCGACCAGCTCGACCGCGCCAACCCGGACCTGCCTGCCCTCCTGATCCCCGTGGGTGGCGAGGGCTACTTCGTCGTGCTCGAACTGGCCACCGACGGCCATCCCGGCGGCTTGTGGGTGTGGGATCCGGGCCTGGACGACATCCATCGGATCGCCGGTGGGCCTGCCGGGTTGATCGCTGCGACCGCCGACGCCCCGGCTGTGGCATTGCCCGACGCCGGCCACGTCTGGGTCGCTCTTGACGTCGACGGGTTGTTCGACGAGCAGGTCGGGTGGGAACGGACCGCTTGGCCCGACCGGTGGCTGCTCTCCGACGGGGTGGATCCCGCCGACCTTGCGTCCCGCCACACCCCAACGGCGACGATCGCTGAGGTCCTCGCCGGCGACGGCGAGGGACTCGTGCACGCGCGGGTGCGGGTCCACGCGGGCACCGCTGCTGGATCGGTCGTTCGGCTCTTCGCGCCTGACGCCCCGGAGGTGTCGGCCGAGCAGGCCGCCATCGACCATCTCGCCGGGATGCTGGCGGAGGAGCGGGACGCCGCCGTCGCACGGTTGGAGGAGCTCACCGAGCTGATGTCCTCGGGCGGGGCCGCGTCGCTGCCCGTCGACGACCTTCTTGCCATGTCGGCCGAGATCAAGGCGCTCACCGGCATGGGTGCGGCGGGTTCCGTGCCGTCCTACCGGCTGGTCTGGTGGCCCAGGGACACGGGTCCGGCCGGGCCGACCCGTGACAGCGTCGTCGAGCTGGTGCTGAGGCCCGGTGCCCCCGCCGACGGGGCGGGCATGCCCTTGGGGACGGAGGTCGTGGAGGCCACGGTCGTGTCGGCCCGCCACGTCCGTGACGCTGACGGCGTCGGGTGA
- a CDS encoding GNAT family N-acetyltransferase, protein MSTCRGTTTTGAACTQPSTTGDCGRHTTATVTTAAAAPTGAAVAATDPFGGTPATTGKWGEFAPSVPDRLSANDLAMDTERGTTLLWRTPDGGIYGRAEVDEPLGQGNRIDIQSLEVHPDARGRGIAKKMLADMWHRGGGRLLASTNGFTPDGHRYLSRYVYSTLHETDGIESMIHDEGIETGSGEYWDRFEELSDDREAAMRHACEQAFGPAS, encoded by the coding sequence ATGAGCACCTGTCGAGGCACCACCACAACCGGGGCGGCCTGCACGCAGCCGTCGACCACCGGCGACTGCGGACGCCACACCACCGCAACCGTCACCACCGCCGCAGCCGCCCCGACGGGAGCAGCGGTCGCCGCCACCGATCCGTTCGGTGGCACCCCGGCCACCACCGGCAAATGGGGGGAGTTCGCCCCATCGGTCCCCGACCGGCTCAGCGCCAACGACCTCGCCATGGACACCGAGCGCGGTACGACGTTGCTGTGGCGCACCCCTGATGGCGGCATCTACGGCAGGGCCGAGGTCGACGAACCACTCGGGCAAGGGAACAGGATCGACATCCAGTCCCTTGAGGTCCACCCCGACGCGCGTGGACGCGGCATCGCCAAGAAGATGCTCGCCGACATGTGGCACCGGGGCGGCGGCCGACTCCTCGCCTCCACCAACGGTTTCACCCCCGACGGCCACCGGTACCTGTCGCGCTACGTCTACTCCACCCTGCACGAAACCGACGGCATCGAGTCGATGATCCACGACGAGGGCATCGAAACGGGCTCAGGCGAGTACTGGGACCGCTTCGAGGAACTCTCAGATGACCGCGAGGCCGCAATGCGTCACGCCTGCGAGCAGGCGTTCGGCCCCGCGTCCTGA
- a CDS encoding prepilin peptidase, translated as MADKTTKPSRQRRHGEVTTCVALGILVAAILTIRGTDNDPRLLVGAAAVFIVLFLLQYGLELRHHRNQPRPGDRQP; from the coding sequence ATGGCTGACAAGACCACCAAGCCCTCCCGGCAGCGTCGACACGGAGAGGTGACCACCTGCGTCGCGCTCGGCATCCTCGTCGCCGCGATCCTGACCATCCGCGGCACCGACAACGACCCGCGCCTCCTCGTCGGTGCCGCAGCCGTCTTCATCGTGCTGTTCCTCCTCCAGTACGGCCTTGAACTCCGCCACCACCGCAACCAACCTCGGCCGGGTGACCGCCAGCCCTGA